One Panicum virgatum strain AP13 chromosome 3N, P.virgatum_v5, whole genome shotgun sequence DNA segment encodes these proteins:
- the LOC120666776 gene encoding protein JINGUBANG-like: MGNHKKLLQFLHPDPAAAAAAKQQSSSSDDEDDGYASSSAPTTPTTGATTPTTATTSAAASPFAMSPWTQLPGLGFGAGAGYGGGADANRTGLLGSLVKADGHVYSLAAAGDLLYTGTDSRTVRVWRDRRDLGGLRSGSGLVKAIVVAADGRIYTGHQDGKVRVWRASAADPAAHRRVGSLPGLRDVLASALRPSRYVPTRRRRSALWMRHFDAVSALCLDAAAGLIYSASWDRTFKVWRASDSRCLESVHAHNDAVNAVAAAGFDALVLTGSADGTVKVWRRGARGRRGRDTWHTMERVLREGDSAVTAIAVAAEARVVYVASSDGAVAHWQWRRFAPPGAAPRNGGALRGHKMAVLCLAVAGRVVVCGSADRTISVWRREEGADHARLAVLTGHTGPVKCVAMDEEEQEEGADGARRRWVVYSGSLDGSVKVWRVSASGGGAHEDATTPARAWKGASPSPLRSWTPYAAAPEPKHMGAA, translated from the coding sequence ATGGGGAACCACAAGAAGCTGCTCCAGTTCCTGCACCCGGacccggcggctgcggcggcggccaagcagcagtcgtcgtcgtcggacgacgaggacgacggcTACGCGTCCTCCTCAGCGCCGACCACCCCGACCACCGGCGCCACCACGCCGACgaccgccaccacctccgcggCGGCCTCGCCCTTCGCCATGTCCCCCTGGACGCAGCTCCCGGGGCTCGgcttcggcgccggcgccgggtacggcggcggcgcggacgcgaACCGGACGGGGCTCCTCGGCTCGCTCGTCAAGGCGGACGGGCACGTCTActcgctcgcggcggcgggggacctGCTGTACACGGGCACGGACTCGCGCACCGTGCGGGTGTGGCGGGACCGGCGCGACCTCGGCGGGCTCCGCTCCGGCAGCGGCCTCGTCAAGGCCATCGTGGTGGCCGCCGACGGCCGCATCTACACGGGCCACCAGGACGGCAAGGTCCGCGTGtggcgcgcctccgccgccgaccccgccgcGCACCGCCGGGTCGGCTCGCTCCCGGGGCTCCGCGACGTGCTCGCCAGCGCGCTCCGCCCCTCGCGGTACGtgccgacgcgccgccgccgcagcgccctcTGGATGCGCCACTTCGACGCCGTCTCCGCGCTCTGCCTCGACGCCGCGGCGGGGCTCATCTACTCGGCCTCCTGGGACCGCACCTTCAAGGTGTGGCGCGCCTCCGACTCCCGCTGCCTCGAGTCCGTGCACGCCCACAATGACGCCGTCAACGCGGTGGCCGCCGCGGGGTTCGACGCGCTCGTGCTCACCGGCTCCGCCGACGGCACCGTCAAGGTGTGGCGGCGCGGGGCGAGGGGCCGGAGGGGCCGCGACACGTGGCACACCATGGAGCGCGTGCTGCGGGAGGGGGACAGCGCGGTGAcggccatcgccgtcgccgccgaggcccggGTCGTGTACGTGGCCTCCTCCGACGGCGCCGTCGCGCACTGGCAGTGGCGCCGCTTtgcgccgccgggcgccgcgccCAGGAACGGCGGCGCGCTGCGGGGCCACAAGATGGCCGTGCTGTGCCTCGCGGTGGCCGGGCGCGTCGTCGTCTGCGGCTCCGCGGACCGGACCATCTCCGTGTGGCGCCGCGAGGAGGGCGCCGACCACGCGCGCCTCGCCGTGCTCACGGGACACACGGGCCCCGTCAAGTGCGTCGCCATggacgaggaggagcaggaggagggcgCCGACGGCGCGCGGCGCCGGTGGGTTGTGTACAGCGGCAGCCTCGACGGGTCCGTCAAGGTGTGGCGCGTTtcggcctccggcggcggcgcgcacgagGACGCGACGACCCCCGCGCGCGCGTGGAAGggcgcctcgccgtcgccgctgcggtCGTGGACGCcgtacgcggcggcgccggagcccaAGCACATGGGCGCGGCGTGA